A stretch of Besnoitia besnoiti strain Bb-Ger1 chromosome III, whole genome shotgun sequence DNA encodes these proteins:
- a CDS encoding MoaC family protein (encoded by transcript BESB_045620): MGHGGAFLLFVARLSLRRDTGDAFRHTQSRRLASSLTKPQSSVALPAPSLESAAKQSQRPSLGLPASFCSRARSSATRQRIRRVSLRDAGERETGSKRGKGAARGFSVHLDAAETTEGSGEIRAGDVSADKGRCFSHFDPASGKPRMVDVAWKHPSVRTAEAEAQVLLSHEVYVQLTRGREVATDLVSWQTSRNSGQDDGERRSTCGAPDSSGASRADKGQESSRTSPHLEPEALIRPCSPNKGDVFAVAELAGIAAAKQTSSLIPLCHNIPLSSIDVSCSLVPSLEKRCRDEARNSDFETEAQSGCVVTIRSRVKCVGSTGVEMEAIVAASVAALTIYDMCKSLDKSIRIEAVRLISKTGGTEEKQIRQGVTHKPHLKE, from the coding sequence ATGGGACACGGAGgcgctttcctcctctttgtcgcccgcctctccttGCGAAGGGACACCGGGGATGCCTTCAGACACACACAATCGAGGCGCCTTGCTTCGTCTTTAACAAAGCCGCAGTCCTccgtcgcgctgcctgcTCCAAGTCTGGAATcagcagcgaagcagagccAGAGACCGTCTCTGGGCCTGCCGGCATCCTTCTGCTCCCGCGCGAGAAGTAGCGCGACGCGACAGAGGATTCGGCGTGTCTCCCTTCGGGAtgcgggcgagagagagacaggcagcaagagaggaaaaggcgcagcgcgcgggtTCTCTGTCCACTTGGATGCGGCAGAGACAACTGAGGGCTCCGGAGAAATACGGGCGGGAGACGTCAGTGCCGACAAAGGGAGATGCTTCTCACACTTTGATCCGGCTTCAGGAAAACCGCGCATGGTCGACGTGGCATGGAAACATCCCTCTGTACGTACGGCTGAGGCCGAGGCGCAAGTACTCCTCTCCCAtgaggtgtacgtacagctgACGAGAGGCAGGGAAGTTGCGACAGACCTGGTTTCGTGGCAAACGAGCAGAAACTCGGGtcaggacgacggcgaacgcCGGTCGACTTGTGGCGCGCCAGACTCCTCAGGTGCTTCCCGCGCAGACAAGGGACAAGAAAGCTCGCGGACGTCTCCTCACCTCGAACCCGAGGCACTGATTCGTCCCTGTTCACCAAACAAGGGcgacgtcttcgccgtcgcagagCTCGCGGGCATtgcggcagcgaagcagacaaGCTCGCTCATACCGCTGTGCCACAACATTCCTCTTTCTTCCATCGACGTGTCATGCTCGCTGGTCCCTTCTCTCGAGAAACGCTGTCGAGACGAAGCAAGAAATAGCGATTTCGAGACTGAGGCGCAAAGCGGCTGCGTTGTGACGATCCGAAGCCGTGTGAAGTGCGTCGGCAGCACAGGCGTCGAAATGGAGGCcatcgtcgccgcgtctgttGCGGCGCTCACGATCTACGACATGTGCAAGTCGCTTGATAAATCCATCCGCATCGAGGCTGTCAGACTGATCTCGAAGACAGGCGGCACCGAGGAAAAGCAAATCCGACAAGGAGTCACGCACAAGCCACACCTGAAGGAGTGA
- a CDS encoding hypothetical protein (encoded by transcript BESB_045630) — translation MFSLVSGLYRWMFSYDELRLLLLGVDGSGKTTFQEQLKTLYAKPKASLARSATSSPTHIGSSPPAGALSASPTTCASPCRNDVRLSGEALSPSSQASSVAGSPPCAAAASSSLLAAAASSLDAPLPRVHATIGFSPLNFVFESFRVTVWDVGGQESLRAIWPNYYADCHCVVFFVDAADAERRAEALDAFQCMRRELADAWAASRVSRESEARSCGREAEDEEEELAGRLDPVDLRGDAAAGDGRACAPVPRDLEALGVPPVLLVANKQDLPHAISAEALRSLFLGATTQPRAARGAREPARPGCRDEAVVVVEHTARDVDRVKALLSTAARLGAAAKAVLDEASEAGGNAERRGRALRGKGAESAAKSGARRWSDDPHAGSFPQGHAEKERVDAQRMYRLSPDAGLPPEAGLSPALSVPPTALPPVSPSCEVPAAFARRLSAEEGRYDCHEGALQGRGAGVLRLGVAAGAPSGDSGRENGDAWRQAAQIKEASPRRPLSRDSHRARERVSAGEAQQLPAGRETQLACCEGEGEGEASGAQECGEESSLDGPGLYDIEAAKASFDLFLCSRLGPQSLTCPLAAQSGKAPAAGRHGSR, via the exons ATGTTCAGCCTCGTCTCGGGTCTGTATCGGTGGATGTTCTCCTACGAcgagctgcgtctgctcCTTCTCGGCGTGGACGGCAGCGGGAAGACGACCTTTCAGGAGCAGCTGAAGACGCTTTACGCCAAACCAAAGGCATCTCTGGCTCGCTCCGCAACGTCGTCCCCTACCCACATAGGAtcttcgcctcccgcaggcgcgctctctgcgtcgcctacGACTTGCGCGTCTCCCTGCAGAAACGATGTACGCCTCAGCGGCGAAgcgctctctccttcctctcagGCGTCCTCCGTCGCGGGGTCGCCTCcttgcgccgctgctgcctcctcttctcttctcgctgccgctgcctcgtcgctcgacgcaccgctgccgcgcgtgcaCGCCACGATTGGCTTCAGTCCGCTCAATTTTGTCTTTGAGAGCTTCAGAGTCACCGTGTGGGACGTGGGCGGTCAGGAGTCGCTCCGCGCCATCTGGCCCAACTACTACGCGGATTGCcactgcgtcgtcttcttcgtggATGCGGCCGATGCGgagcggagggcggaggcgctcgacgccttccagtgcatgcgccgcgagctcgcaGACGCCTGGGCGGCGTCTCGAGTGAGCCGGGAATCAGAGGCGcgctcctgcggccgcgaggcagaagacgaggaagaggagcttGCTGGTAGGCTCGACCCGGTTGATCTCcgtggcgacgcagcggcgggcgacggccgcgcgtgtgcgccggTGCCTCGCGACCTCGAGGCCCTCGGGGTGCCGCCGGTGCTTCTCGTGGCGAACAAGCAAGATCTGCCGCATGCGAtttccgcggaggcgctgcggagttTGTTTCTGGGCGCGACGACCCAGCCGCGTGCTGCCCGTGGGGCTCGCGAGCCCGCGCGACCTGGGTGTCGTGACGAGGCCGTGGTCGTCGTGGAGCACACGGCGCGAGACGTCGACAGAGTGAAGGCGCTTCTGAGcaccgcggctcgcctcggcgcagccgcgaaagCTGTGTTAGacgaagcgagcgaggccggaggcaacgcagagaggagggggagggcgctgcgcggcaaGGGCGCGGAGTCCGCAGCcaagagcggcgcgcgccggtggAGTGACGACCCACACGCGGGCAGCTTCCCTCAGGGCCACGCGGAAAAGGAACGTGTG GACGCCCAGCGGATGTACCGGCTGTCTCCTGATGCAGGCCTGCCTCCCGAGGCGGGGCTGTCCCCTGCGCTGTCTGTGCCGCCCACCGCGTTGCCGCCTGTTTCGCCTTCGTGCGAGGTGCCTGCTGCATttgcgcggcggctgtcaGCTGAAGAAGGGAGATACGATTGCCACGAGGGCGCCTTGCAGggccgcggggcgggcgTGCTCCGTCTCGGCGTAGCCGCAGGGGCGCCGAGTGGAGACTCGGGGCGGGAGAACGGAGACGCTTGGCGGCAAGCGGCGCAAATCAAAgaggcctctccgcggcgtccttTGTCTCGCGACTCTCaccgcgcacgcgagcgagtctcggctggcgaggcgcagcagcttccGGCGGGGCGTGAAACACAGCTGGCCTgttgcgagggagagggggagggagaggcgtcTGGCGCTCAGGAGTGTGGCGAAGAAAGCAGTTTGGACGGACCGGGGCTGTACGACATTGAAGCCGCGAAAGCCAGCTTCGATTTATTCCTGTGTTCGCGCCTCGGTCCCCAGTCTCTCACCTgtcctctcgcggcgcaaTCCGGcaaagcgcctgcggcagggaGACACGGCTCGAGATAA